The genomic stretch TCTCATAAcagatccttcaaaacaagatcacacatggatatatttagataaaattttattaatgaatatttatctctacaactaaaaattatagaGAGGACCCATCCACAACTTACATCCTTTTGGTGGTCTTTTTTACTGCACGATGAAacgctatcccatcaacctaagccccactcacctatgcatgtaaaattgttttagcgaattaaaaaagtcataactcctaaactagagatataaattaaattctgattgcaccattaaatttcttataacaaatccttcaaaacaagattacacatggatatatttagataaaattttattaagaatatttatcttataaagataaaatattttcttttattaagtagaaacaatattctaggttcaaTAGACAATGTTCtatctttgtaaaaaaaatgttatcgatttagaagaatagtattttggttttaggtttatgaaaatgatattacaatatacataaaaatacataaatacataaatacatgacatagataaaaataaaaataaaatctagagtaaaaagcataaggaaaaaataaaaacacaaaatggagaaaaatttcaaatgatgtcaaagggttacttttcaaatatcataaatatatttatagaacattaacatcactaaatacatcatagaacatcattaaatatattatagaacatcacatctattatagattacatgtataCCAAGTGAGCACCGTAAGAAACATTATAGaatatcacatatatactacgtaaacatgacataacacaCATAGAACACTaaagagtaaaatacactggcggccctttaacttgtcagcctgtgccactttggtccatgatcttgtaaaccCGAAAAAGTGACCCTTAAACTTGtccgcctgtgccactttgatccatgaacttgcaaacgcgaaaaagtgTCCCCTGAACTTGTCGACCTGTGCCACCTTGGTCCATGAACAAGCAAATACAAAAATAACACCAGCTGCATGGCACTGTTCTGCCACGTGACCGCCTCTGGTAGGCCATGCATGGCGTTTATGGTGTTGACATCAGCGATGATGTCAAcacttcttttttaatttacgaaattgatatatttttatCTGTAGCgtcaaatatatcaaataatatatcaattcgttgcatttattaattaaaagagataattttaaaacaagcaaaaaatattcgttttctagatttcatattttttctaGGCAGAGTACATCATGAAGAGGCTACACAAAACATTTCATGAATTTAGCATTTCACTAATaattatttatgaaataaacaaatatttattaacacgttgaaagagcctttacacgcatggaccaaagtggcacaggccgacaagttcaggggccactgttttgcgtttgcaagtttatggaccaaagtggcacagacggacaagttcaggggtcactttttcgggtttacaagttcatggaccaaagtggcacaggctgaCAAGTTAAAGAGCCGCCAATGTATTTTACTcaacactaaatatatactacataaataccacatatatatagaaaataaaaaaaatactaagaaaaaaaatataaaaacaaacataattaacaaatgataaaaagtgcatagagcaaataaaattaatgaataatttaaataatgataaaaataagattaaaaggaaataaaatataaaataagaatgaagaaacatagaaaatgtgaaaagaaaaaagaaaaacaaatagaagcaagaaagaacaataaaaataaaaccaaaagaaaaataaaataaaaggtaaaattaaaacaagaaaagaataaggaaaggacagaaaataaaataaaatcgaaaaaacaaaaactaaaagaaatgaaaaagaaagaatatagacagaaaaaataaaataacaatgaagaaacatagagtaataaaataacaatgaagaaacatagagtatgtgtattttaaaacccgtaacaACGTACGGACATTAACTTAGTGGACACAAACACGAGTAGTTGCACCACTTGGACCTAGCTTTGCTAAGCTAGGGCCAATCGAGAAGGCCAGGCTGGCTAGGGACAGGGTCGCAAACGCGCCCTTACTATTCTTCGTGGGTAAGATAACAGGTGCAACCATGATCAACCACTCATAAGAAAAGGATACATTTTGCTATTTCCTTCACATCCTCCATGTATATAAGCATAGAATGTTATTTGTAAATCTTCTTTGATGCCTCAATCTGCAACGATTGTATGCCAGTTGACAATTGATATAACTCATGCTGTTGTTTATTTATAATCCATCACTACTGTCTACCGGTAATCATTTTATAAATGCTGCCAAGAGAAAATGGTTGTTTGGCCTGTGATCAGTTTCTTTGCTGTTCAGCCCTAAAAAAAAGTTCCTTCTGTTCAATCCCTCCAGCATAAACTGCTTACACTGATAAGCAGAATATACATTCTAAACTTCAATCTAAACATGAATGAAAGTGTGTGCATTATACAGGAAACATAAAACTCTTCAAAACCTATGAATAGTTACATGATAACATTGAATTTAAGAACAAAGGATAAGATGTCAAACTTAGAACAATAGTATAAATAGGCGCTTTTTTACACAAACTCcagattaaaaaaacaaaattttaaAGCATGCGAGTGAGGAAAGCTTGACTAAAAATCACCAATAAAGGCTACCCTCTTGTTCAATTTTGCTCTCAAGAAAATCACTCTAAAACTACAGGAAAATTTAATCAAGATAATAAGAAAGAAAATCGTTGGAACCcaagtcctctgtttcttcctcTCATCCTCAGATGGAACTAGACCTAAGCTCGTTGAATAGTAAATCATATATGAATGTAGAAAGCAGTATAAAGATTAGGCCATTCAACAATAGTCAATAGGAGGTCCTGTTTATTCCTTCCCctttctaaaaataaaaaattactaCAATTTGGCTCAAGTAACAAAAACTATAATCCATCAAGTAGATTTCTCCACCCAGTCTGGATCATCTATTTACAATAATCACTGCACTATACACCCCATTGCTACAAAGTAATATCATCCTACATACGGTGCATATCTTCCTTGCTCGGAAGAGCTTGCTGCAGCAGCAAGCACACTTGCAATCACTGttcttctctataggaaataaacagcagcagctgcagccCATTGTGCTACTAGCACAGCTGAGCAAGCCAGCATCAGAAAGCCATTGCTCTGCGAGTATTATTAACCATATAGCATAGCACATCCACTTAGTAACAAATGCTAAGTAATTGCTCATTATACAAAAAGAGATCGCTGAAGTAAGAAGTGCAAAGTTAGTAGCCAAACATAGGTTAAATTCAACTAACTAGATTTATGAGAATTCCCCAAATGCATTGCTTTCTGGCATGGCTTAAATAGAAGTAGCATGAAAATAAATTACAGCACATTTATATACACAAGGAACAGATAATGATGCATCCTAAGTTCCTAACACAAtttgcatcaatcaatcttGAGTCCAACAACAAAGGATAAAAAAAGTTGTTCTTATTTATTTGTTCTTCCATTTGAATTCGACGAATTTTGCTACTGCTCAAAGGTAGAACGCACGCACCGAGGAACAGCAGGCAGAGATCCTGATTCCCCCAAGGCCCCAACCCCGTACAACCGCAGTTGCAGACAGATAATATATATACAGAAGCGGTTTTCAGGTAGACGGGCAGGAGGAAGAGGAAGTAAATCAAACCCCACGGATGATCAGCAGACTGTGGGGACGAATCGCAGGGCGGCGACGCGGGCGGCGAGGAGGCCGGCGAGCCTGCGGACGGCGAACTGGGTGCAGTTTGAGAGCGCGATAAGGCACATGAGCTCGTAGACGACCTCGatcgccgcatccgccgcggaCCTCCGGGGCGCCGGCACATCGGGCTCCCAGTCGCCGGGACCCTCTGATCCGGAGCCGAAGCCGCCGTTCCAGTTCCAccgtcctccgccgccgccgccggatccTCCGATGCCAGGGCCATCGTTGCCGGAGAAGTAGTCGCCCGCGTCGGCGGGGGGCTTGGACCGCCCCGTCCGTGGGCGggtgcgcgcgcggcggcgaaCCGTGGCGGTGGCCGAGGAGGATGGGCGGCGGCGGGTGGTGGTAGAGGAGGACGTGGCGGGGTGGGGCGATGACGAGGCGAGCGGGCGCAGGAGCAGCGGCCTGGCGGGCGGGGAggaggcggccgccgccgcggcggaggcggagatCTCCATGGGCCGGCCCGAGGGTTGGTACAGTCGGCGCGGCGCAGGGGGGAGACGTGGGTTCGGGAACTCGTGCGGCGGCCTGCGGTCGCGTGTGGTGGAAGGGACTACTAGAGAGCGAAGGTGGCCCTGCGGGACACGACACGCGGCGGGGCACAACAGCGGGCCTGTGTGTGGGCCGGAGCTCCGCTGCTGCGTGTTTGGATCCTGTCCTCTTCTTCGAAGCGGGGGATCTTTTCTCGGTCGGAACTGGTGGTGGTGGTTCCTAGGTGGCCGGTGAGGCGGTGACTGCTCGCTCTACGGCTCGCACAATAGGCTCAATCAGCTTTGCTAAATAGTTTTATTTTACTTTTTTGATTATTAAGAAGAACTGAGTTTATATTAGATAGTCAACTTGTCCGAGCGTTATAAGGAGACACAACATATATGGAATCGGATTCTATATAGAAAATTGATCAGAGATTAACAGCTCGCGAGGAGCTCTTAGAGGAGGTGGGGCGTAAAACCataaattattattttattaaaacgACTCCAACTCCTCtactttttattaaaaataactTCTTGAGAAAAACGTTTGGCAGAGCTTCTCTGGAGGCCGAAGCCGAGAGAAGTCatgccaaacaggccctaaggccttgtttagttcacccaaaaaccaaaaacttttcaagattttccgtcacatcgaatcttgcggcacatgcattgagcattaaatatagatgaaaacaaaaactaattgcatagtttgcttgtatatcgtgagatgaatcttttaaacctagttactttatgattggacaatgtttatcaaataaaaataaaaacgctACAGTGCCAAAATTCCcaaaaaaattggatctaaacaaggcctaaatgggtGTTTGATGTAGGGACTTAAGTCTAGGGGGTGTGTTGCATGAGGTGTTcggataataataaaaaaacaaattatataagTTCTCAATAATTCGCAAGATGAAATTATTATGTCTAATTAATTTATCACTAACACATGTTTATTGTAGCACCATATTAtcaaatcatgaactaattaggtttaataaatttgtctcataAAGAAATCTCAATCTATATATTTTAGTTTtaaaaataatctatatttagtattttatgtatgtgtctaatATCTGATGGGAcaatgactaaagtttaggaAGTGTGAGGCCTCGTTCAGTTATAGGGGTTTGATTTCCAGTCTCACTGTTTCTTGGGGAATTTGTACGAGGCCGGAACCATTCCTGGCTAGAATCGACCTGGAACATCGTAGCCGATCGAACGGAGCCTTAAATAGGTAGCTATCATCCAAGTTTGTTATGAAGTTAAGAAAGCTAAAAGCGAGCCACATATTAGCGCACATAAAATCATGATGCACATAGGCCCAAGCAGCTAGTGAATGTTTTATAGTTCTAAACTACTCCCTCTTGCTAGCAAAATGGATGAATCAGAAAAATCAaattgacttataatttagaacagatGGAGTATAACCAACACCATCTGTCATATGATGTAATTTATCTTAGACCTTAGAATTCTAGTGTGGGGGTGGGGCAGGTAAAGTGAAAGACGATGGGCCCAAAGTAAGGTTGAACTGAGGGGCAAAGAGGAGGGGATAAACCAAGTGAAGTTAGACCGTCTCCAATAAGGAGGATCTAAACACGACACCTATTCCATGGTTTACGTCTGTTGGCGGTTGTAACTACCAAAataaaccatcaactaaacatgaaaaagacataaATTTATCTCTAATATAGAATTAGGGATTAAATTAATAGAACTCCATAGGTTTTGGTGAATCTATGTCTCTATAGAGGTTACTCAAGAAAAGGGCCAAAGAGGACCCACACGTCAGGCTAAAAAGCATATTCCTTGCCGGCACCGATGCAAGAAGGATCTAGAAGACACGAGAAGACGACCCGTTGTGGCAGATCGTCCTAAGTAATCGGGCCCACTGACATCTGTCATCGTCCCAAAGACCTCTGACGATGATGCCAGGGAACCAACTACTTTAGAACTCCGATGAGCATCCCAGGACGTCCATTCCACTGCTACTATGGCGTAACGACagtgctcgtcctgaccaccagCAATGGTCAATTAATGAGAACTTTTTCTTCTCGCCCTTGTAGGATAGCGAGTGACCATATTAACACCAGGATTATtcattgcgaagacattgcagcatCACGGACAATACATAAACAAAATAGCATTTTGGAAGTGATACAGCGGAAGCGTTACATGACTTAGCTTACAACATAGTTCTCAAAAGTAGGACTTAGGTAAAGTATTATTACAGACCATAGTTTACAGGAGCAACTTTTAACACATACACAAAGCTTACAACTCCTCACGGGTgcatgatcgggcattagcaccggtcgggaagggcctgttgccccggttcccgagccggtgctgcccttccgggactaaaggtccaccctttagtcccggttctggCAACCGGGGAtaaagccccccctttaacaccggttggtaatacaaaccggtgttaaaggatcCTGCCAGGGATGCcatgttgcaggaccctttaacaccggttgttattaccaaccggtgttaaagggtttctttttcttttttttttggtttacttcttcggttctgtttattgtttatatataatatataataataggtttttcaatacatgttttgctgatacaataatatatttatattacacgcatattaagcatatataaatgaaaattataggcttagcttaataattaagctttgcctataataaaatgaatagaccacatcaaaaattaaatagatatgtaaaaagctttatatatatatatagttttatatgtacaaaattcgtaacacatatatacatagagttttttctcccaatatctacaaacgatacaaatgatcatcgttgtttggaataagagtttcgttgtcgttgaagtgaaactcgccgtttggattgatcacttggtcgcggagaaatcctgctatcgtctcttggatagctttgattcggtcttgttgtaggaccttttccctcagccattccgtctttaatttgaaataaataaaaaaggtattagttatctaagttattcaatataattcaggagataatgaaaagagacatgtaacgtactctgagcgtctctgtgggtgtttgattgacttgtgccatcatgaatttgcacacgtaatatgcacatagattgttccccccttcttgtcttaaacaccactgtacgatatatatataaaaatattcacgaccacgataataagaaagctaaaagttagcgaaagtttgttagctagtagaacttacttgtggatgtattatgttaagcggcgctttacatctactgagatgttcacggtcaatgaatctttcccaaaccctatacacagccattgtggatcgtgaactaataattacagagtcatattatgatatttttgtagctgagatcgacattacgtacctttgaataatgtttaccatttgttgataattttcttgtggttttctcattgagtcaaagattatcaaccggttcttgggaatttcaatgaccatgagtatccagtgaaagctgtttacacacatatatatatagtcagtcctataatgtaaaataaaatatgcatgcacttaataactatataactcactcgaagttgaaggggaagagtatttttttatttttctttttggttcacaaagaacctcataagattggtgcagacttctatctcatgatctgctgtccacactgcctgcggagccttgaaaacaatataagggtcaacgaacccaatactattgtcatttctcattctgagctctctcatttggtgcctgcatatatacatacaaattctaagtgtgtaaggattatatacatgtaattaaagaagttagaagtataataaaaagaaaaaaaatacttacagacaaaagcagctgacaagagatttgtcaagagcgtcgaggtggcataattggtgcaattcttcaaactgcacgtatatgaggtcatctccacggaagtagtgatgttgtctaatacgaacagaaatccaattctctcccctttcagacgcctcaatgcaccatttgtttattgcaaacatttgtgtgccgagctcgtgtaaacgcttagggtcgaatagactcctgcccggttcatatctagccctccattgatcaactacctcggctttttcaaatgtttggcatccaagaatggcggcaatttcttccatatttaaaccgctctgtccaaagtaacgctcaagcgagtctagctcaaacaacgctaaggatttctttggcatcaagtcttcatttgagccgtattgatttggcacaatcaaagagggcaccggttttgatacttctccgagctgtgggaccccctttcctactctcttcttagtaggctgtgaagacttgaccagagaccgctcatagtccgaaagtgctggctttttctgagcttcgcgttgcttcttttgatggtccgccaccttctgcctcagttccgatggcttcacataaaaatacggcttttctggttaagccgtttttcctatcctcctttattttatcaaaaaattgttggacctcagctttggatgtagcaattacctcctcttcactcttttcgtaaggtaatttttctggcgtcttagctctctttgctgaggcagccttctttggaggtgggaccgatgacttcggtccttcttgggcggaccgcttcttactacctcgctttggaggcgaggggaccgaccgtgcactctttggagagggcggtgcaggcggtggaggtggtggggccgatctttttggcgttggagaacgcggtggaggagttggagacctcggtggaggagttggagacctcggtggaggaggtggagaccgtggtggaggcggtggcggggtcggtgtggccaccgcaggtgttggaggagatccagcattgtcaccgcccgcagcactatgatgcgttggggagagaactggacttaggttcgaggagtccctgcaaagaaaacaattacatgttttgtgagcaaacttttttttaatttcaatacataatatttAATATAAGAAgttaaatcacacacaaacctatgctgaggaataattatgaagcgcttgcgccaacaaataaatgccttctcagcttcacctaaggtcttctctccgtctcccccttctatgtctagtggcacattgccacaacctttctcaaccctatcaaccgagacgctagcatatccaccaggtactggtcgattatggattcttggagttctcgttcggtcgatagggttgacaacagcgatagccacctttttggtggcattcccatctgtgacatcatccacggggaagtgtagcttcgtgtcatcctgaatggttggtacttccgtggatgcgcagctgcttttcaactggcctgggggctaacattgacctcaggctgtgatgtacctttccctttcgtcatttgactaagtgctgcttgcacttgcctttgaatctctgcctgcatccattcttcacgagctttctcgcgctcttgtgactgcagaacaaaagcttccaggcggcggatccgctctgcctcctcatccttctttctctggcggcttttgtaggtatcttgatcggcttggaatgattgcagccacggaactgccccatagcctctcgtacgcccaccgtgctcaggattttcaagcgcataggtgagttcatccttctccctgttaggcctgaactcaccagactgaaccgcctctcgtgcacggactagtctctctgctgctctagagatttcttggccccaaactagcgccccggtgtctgggtccacacttcccccatgaccgtagaaccaatgcttggagcgctcgctccaattctttgctattgtctcgggtgtgacccccctagcaatcatctcctgttccagtcggtcccacttgggaacaacactcttataaccacctgatcccatatgatggtggtatgtctttttactagcattctctttgtttctattggctcgttcctcgccctcttctgatgttttgtactgcacaaaatcatcccagaaggccctcagctttacatattgcttgaggttgaaatttggagtctcgtttttcttgacatatttattgtacaaagacttcttccaattctggaagagtactgccatcttcttcatagtccagtcataaattcgcaccttcaactcttcatcgttggtgtcgaaggtgaaaacgtctgtgacggctttccaaactaactccttgtcacgatcagagacaaaactgatctcaggagcacctcgcttctctctccattcacgagcactgatcggtatttgatctctcacaagatatccacagtgactaacatatttatttgcatgctcaccaagtggtctgcctgtagctatctcaaactcagagattacatagaggccctccaacggcttctttggccctcgtggaggtacgcttctccccgtagaggtcgatccagaaggctacacgtagatatagaaacaaaaatactaaattaataaccatgtaataagtctaaaacctaatgtaagagatgcattaattatatatgtttacatttacaaacCTCgctagtattttcttcttgttgcacgacaagttgttgctcaggggcattgccctcttgttgctcagtaggattgccttgcatgatgtcgtTGTAATCAACAAAGTGCTGagtaccgtcgtcgatcatattttgaatggcatcttccatataatcaggatcatcatgaggacggtcagccatttctatgtctgcaaccatacatatatatatatattctatataagataagaaatacactaatactactacaaatgaaagtgttggagtgctctaaaaataatactaggatcttttaatccaagtaatacattagaataaaaaacaatactagaataatatatagtacaaacaataatatatacaaaaccctactagactagaatttggtgggtaaacactattagaatatattaagccaagtaagagactagaattcataaagtatatactaaaatataatactacaaaaGAATACAAGACAAATATTAATATACTACAGATatactataatttataacaattcaaaacactgcACATGTATACCAGCTAgaatggagtgctctaaaaattaatactagaatcttttaagccaagtaatacactagaataatatactaaaaaacaatactagaataatatagtacaaacaataatatatacaaaacactcctagaataaatttggtaggtaaacactactagaatatattaagccaagtaat from Sorghum bicolor cultivar BTx623 chromosome 3, Sorghum_bicolor_NCBIv3, whole genome shotgun sequence encodes the following:
- the LOC8086339 gene encoding dachshund homolog 1, producing the protein MEISASAAAAAASSPPARPLLLRPLASSSPHPATSSSTTTRRRPSSSATATVRRRARTRPRTGRSKPPADAGDYFSGNDGPGIGGSGGGGGGRWNWNGGFGSGSEGPGDWEPDVPAPRRSAADAAIEVVYELMCLIALSNCTQFAVRRLAGLLAARVAALRFVPTVC